A genomic region of Octopus sinensis linkage group LG2, ASM634580v1, whole genome shotgun sequence contains the following coding sequences:
- the LOC115232326 gene encoding protein transport protein Sec61 subunit beta, whose product MRTFVSCVQSYLPCLVSVSRQARGRKVPLPSTLQNSSPFQILSKERLQPNNMAVSSSSTNVGAGRGPSSKSVAPRTSGSSVRQRKTTTTTAKRSATTAGGGGAGMWRFYTEDSPGIKVGPVPVLVMSLLFIASVFMLHIWGKYTRG is encoded by the exons ATGCGCACATTCGTCAGCTGTGTACAGAGTTATCTACCTTGTTTGGTATCCGTCTCTAGGCAAGCGAGAGGGCGTAAGGTGCCACTTCCGTCTACGTTGCAAAACTCCTCACCATTCCAAATTCTCTCCAAAGAACGACTCCAACCAAACAATATG gCTGTTTCTTCAAGTTCTACAAATGTTGGTGCTGGTCGTGGGCCAAGTTCCAAGTCTGTTGCACCCCGAACAAGTGGTAGTAGTGTCCGGCAAAG aaaaacgacgacaacgacagcaAAGCGATCTGCAACCACAGCTGGCGGTGGTGGCGCTGGAATGTGGCGGTTTTACACTGAAGACTCTCCAGGAATTAAAGT GGGTCCTGTGCCTGTCCTGGTGATGAGCCTGCTCTTCATAGCTTCTGTGTTTATGCTACACATCTGGGGTAAATATACTCGTGGCTAA